The Klebsiella sp. RHBSTW-00484 genome includes a window with the following:
- the sdhC gene encoding succinate dehydrogenase cytochrome b556 subunit produces MWALFMVRNVKKQRPVNLDLQTIRFPITAIASILHRVSGVITFVAVGILLWLLGTSLSSPEGFLTAASIMDSFFVKFIMWGILTALAYHAVVGIRHLLMDFGYLEETLEVGTRSAKISFVITVVLSLLAGVLVW; encoded by the coding sequence ATGTGGGCGTTATTCATGGTAAGAAATGTGAAAAAACAAAGACCTGTCAATCTGGATCTACAAACGATCCGGTTCCCAATCACGGCGATAGCGTCCATTCTCCATCGCGTATCCGGAGTGATCACTTTTGTGGCGGTCGGGATTCTGCTTTGGTTGTTGGGCACCAGCCTTTCCTCTCCCGAAGGTTTCCTCACGGCGGCATCCATCATGGATAGCTTCTTTGTGAAGTTCATCATGTGGGGCATTTTAACCGCGCTGGCTTATCACGCAGTGGTGGGTATTCGCCATCTGCTGATGGATTTTGGCTATCTTGAAGAAACCCTCGAAGTAGGGACACGCTCCGCCAAGATTTCTTTTGTTATTACTGTCGTGCTTTCACTTCTCGCAGGAGTACTCGTATGGTAA
- the sdhD gene encoding succinate dehydrogenase membrane anchor subunit: MVSNASALGRNGVHDFILVRATAIVLTLYIIYMVGFFATTGEISWEVWTGFFSSAFTKVFTLLALVSILIHAWIGMWQVLTDYVKPLAVRLVLQLLIVVALVAYVLYGFVVVWGV, translated from the coding sequence ATGGTAAGCAACGCCTCAGCACTAGGACGCAACGGCGTACATGACTTTATTCTGGTCCGTGCTACCGCCATCGTCCTCACCCTATACATCATCTACATGGTCGGCTTCTTTGCCACCACCGGTGAAATTTCATGGGAAGTCTGGACGGGCTTTTTCTCCTCCGCGTTCACTAAAGTCTTCACCCTGCTGGCTCTCGTCTCCATTCTGATCCACGCCTGGATCGGTATGTGGCAGGTGTTAACGGACTACGTTAAACCACTGGCTGTACGTTTGGTTCTGCAACTGCTTATCGTGGTTGCGCTGGTGGCTTACGTTCTTTATGGATTTGTTGTGGTGTGGGGTGTGTAA
- the sucA gene encoding 2-oxoglutarate dehydrogenase E1 component yields the protein MQNGAMKAWLDSSYLSGSNQSWIEQLYEDFLTDPDSVDANWRSMFQQLPGTGVKPDQFHSKTRDYFRRLAKDASRYTSSISDPDTNVKQVKVLQLINAYRFRGHQHANLDPLGLWQQERVADLDPAYHDLTEADFQEIYNVGSFAIGKDTMKLGDLVSALKQTYCGSIGAEYMHITSTEEKRWIQQRIESVAGKASFSAEEKKRFLSELTAAEGLERYLGAKFPGAKRFSLEGGDALIPMLKEIIRHAGKSGTREVVLGMAHRGRLNVLVNVLGKKPQDLFDEFAGKHKEHLGTGDVKYHMGFSSDMETEGGLVHLALAFNPSHLEIVSPVVIGSVRARLDRLDEPSSNKVLPITIHGDAAVTGQGVVQETLNMSKARGYEVGGTVRIVINNQVGFTTSNPLDARSTPYCTDIGKMVQSPIFHVNADDPEAVAFVTRLALDFRNTFKRDVFIDLFCYRRHGHNEADEPSATQPLMYQKIKKHPTPRKIYADKLEADKVATLEDATEQVNLYRDALDAGECVVQEWRPMNMHSFTWSPYLNHEWDESYPDKVEPKRLQELAKRISTVPEGIEMQSRVAKIYGDRQSMAAGEKLFDWGGAENLAYATMVDEGISVRLSGEDSGRGTFFHRHAVIHNQKNGSTYTPLQHVHNGQGHFKVWDSVLSEEAVLAFEYGYATAEPRTLTIWEAQFGDFANGAQVVIDQFISSGEQKWGRMCGLVMLLPHGYEGQGPEHSSARLERYLQLCAEQNMQVCVPSTPAQVYHMLRRQALRGMRRPLIVMSPKSLLRHPLAVSSMDELANGTFQPAIGEIDDLDPKAVKRVVLCSGKVYYDLLEQRRKNDQKDVAIVRVEQLYPFPHQAVQEALKPYAHVHEFVWCQEEPLNQGAWYCSQHHFREVIPFGASLRYAGRPASASPAVGYLSVHQKQQQDLVNDALNVD from the coding sequence ATGCAGAACGGCGCAATGAAAGCCTGGCTGGACTCTTCTTACCTCTCTGGTTCTAACCAGAGCTGGATAGAACAGCTCTATGAAGACTTCTTAACCGATCCTGACTCTGTTGACGCCAACTGGCGTTCTATGTTCCAGCAGTTACCTGGCACCGGAGTCAAACCGGATCAATTTCATTCCAAAACGCGTGATTATTTCCGCCGCCTGGCGAAGGATGCCTCACGTTACACTTCTTCGATATCCGACCCTGACACCAATGTGAAGCAGGTAAAAGTCCTGCAGCTCATCAACGCATACCGCTTCCGTGGTCACCAGCATGCGAATCTCGATCCGCTGGGACTGTGGCAGCAAGAGAGAGTGGCGGATCTTGATCCGGCTTACCACGATCTGACTGAGGCCGATTTCCAGGAAATCTATAACGTAGGTTCTTTTGCCATCGGTAAAGATACGATGAAGCTGGGCGATCTGGTTTCCGCCCTCAAGCAAACCTACTGCGGCTCCATCGGCGCGGAATACATGCACATTACCTCTACCGAAGAAAAACGCTGGATCCAGCAGCGCATCGAGTCGGTAGCTGGCAAAGCGAGCTTTAGCGCAGAAGAGAAAAAACGCTTCCTGAGCGAGCTGACCGCAGCGGAAGGCCTGGAGCGCTACCTCGGGGCGAAATTCCCTGGCGCAAAACGTTTCTCGCTGGAAGGCGGCGATGCGTTAATCCCAATGCTGAAAGAGATTATCCGCCACGCGGGTAAGAGCGGCACCCGCGAAGTGGTGCTGGGTATGGCGCACCGTGGTCGTCTGAACGTACTGGTCAACGTGCTGGGTAAAAAACCACAGGACCTGTTCGACGAGTTCGCCGGCAAACATAAAGAACACCTCGGCACCGGCGACGTGAAGTACCACATGGGCTTCTCTTCCGATATGGAAACCGAAGGCGGTCTGGTGCACCTGGCGCTGGCGTTTAACCCGTCGCACCTGGAAATCGTCAGCCCGGTGGTTATTGGTTCCGTACGTGCTCGCCTTGACCGTCTGGACGAGCCGAGCAGCAACAAAGTTCTGCCGATTACCATTCACGGTGACGCCGCAGTTACCGGGCAGGGCGTGGTTCAGGAAACCCTGAACATGTCCAAAGCGCGCGGCTATGAAGTGGGCGGTACCGTCCGCATCGTTATTAACAACCAGGTGGGCTTCACCACTTCCAACCCACTGGATGCGCGTTCTACCCCGTACTGCACCGATATCGGTAAAATGGTGCAATCGCCGATTTTCCACGTTAACGCCGATGACCCGGAAGCCGTCGCTTTCGTTACCCGCCTGGCGCTGGATTTCCGCAACACCTTCAAGCGCGATGTCTTTATCGACCTGTTCTGCTATCGCCGTCACGGCCATAACGAAGCCGATGAGCCGAGCGCAACCCAGCCGTTGATGTATCAGAAAATCAAAAAGCATCCGACGCCGCGTAAAATCTACGCTGACAAGCTGGAAGCCGATAAAGTCGCGACGCTGGAAGACGCTACCGAGCAGGTTAACCTCTACCGCGACGCGCTGGATGCTGGCGAATGCGTGGTGCAGGAGTGGCGTCCGATGAACATGCACTCCTTTACCTGGTCCCCGTACCTCAACCACGAGTGGGATGAGAGCTACCCGGACAAAGTTGAGCCTAAGCGTCTGCAGGAGCTGGCTAAGCGCATCAGCACCGTGCCGGAAGGCATTGAGATGCAGTCCCGCGTGGCGAAGATTTACGGCGATCGCCAGTCAATGGCCGCCGGTGAGAAGCTGTTCGACTGGGGCGGCGCGGAAAACCTCGCCTACGCCACCATGGTTGATGAAGGAATTTCCGTGCGCTTGTCGGGTGAAGACTCCGGGCGCGGCACCTTCTTCCACCGCCATGCGGTGATCCATAACCAGAAAAATGGTTCGACTTATACGCCGCTGCAGCACGTTCACAACGGTCAGGGTCACTTCAAGGTTTGGGACTCCGTCCTGTCTGAAGAAGCCGTTCTGGCGTTTGAATACGGTTATGCCACCGCTGAGCCGCGTACCCTGACCATCTGGGAAGCGCAGTTTGGTGACTTCGCCAACGGCGCGCAGGTGGTTATCGACCAGTTCATCAGCTCCGGTGAGCAGAAGTGGGGTCGTATGTGCGGCCTGGTGATGCTGCTGCCGCACGGCTACGAAGGCCAGGGTCCGGAGCACTCCTCCGCGCGCCTGGAGCGTTATCTGCAGCTTTGCGCTGAGCAAAATATGCAGGTCTGCGTGCCTTCAACCCCGGCGCAGGTTTACCATATGCTGCGTCGTCAGGCGCTGCGCGGTATGCGCCGTCCGCTGATCGTGATGTCACCGAAATCTCTGCTGCGTCACCCGCTGGCGGTGTCGAGCATGGACGAACTGGCGAACGGCACCTTCCAACCGGCTATCGGAGAAATCGACGACCTCGACCCGAAAGCGGTGAAGCGCGTTGTGCTGTGCTCTGGTAAGGTTTACTACGACCTGCTGGAACAGCGCCGCAAGAACGACCAAAAAGATGTTGCTATCGTTCGCGTAGAGCAGCTCTATCCGTTCCCGCATCAGGCGGTACAGGAAGCGCTGAAACCTTATGCGCACGTGCATGAATTTGTCTGGTGTCAGGAAGAACCGCTCAACCAGGGCGCGTGGTACTGCAGCCAGCATCACTTCCGCGAAGTGATTCCGTTTGGGGCTTCTCTGCGTTATGCAGGCCGCCCGGCCTCCGCCTCTCCGGCGGTAGGATACTTGTCCGTTCACCAGAAACAGCAACAAGATCTGGTCAATGACGCGCTGAACGTCGATTAA
- the sdhB gene encoding succinate dehydrogenase iron-sulfur subunit SdhB: MKLEFSVYRYNPDVDDAPHMQDYTLEAEEGRDMMLLDALMQLKEKDPSLSFRRSCREGVCGSDGLNMNGKNGLACITPISALNKPGKKIVIRPLPGLPVIRDLVVDMGQFYAQYEKIKPYLLNNGQNPPAREHLQMPEQREKLDGLYECILCACCSTSCPSFWWNPDKFVGPAGLLAAYRFLIDSRDTETDSRLEGLSDAFSVFRCHSIMNCVSVCPKGLNPTRAIGHIKSMLLQRSA; encoded by the coding sequence ATGAAACTCGAGTTTTCAGTTTATCGTTATAACCCGGACGTAGACGATGCTCCGCATATGCAGGATTACACCCTGGAAGCGGAAGAAGGTCGCGACATGATGCTGCTCGATGCGCTGATGCAGCTGAAAGAAAAAGATCCGTCGTTGTCGTTCCGCCGCTCCTGTCGTGAAGGGGTTTGTGGCTCCGACGGTCTGAACATGAACGGCAAAAATGGTCTGGCCTGCATCACACCTATTTCCGCGCTGAATAAGCCAGGTAAGAAAATTGTTATCCGTCCGCTACCAGGGTTGCCAGTTATTCGCGATTTGGTTGTAGACATGGGGCAATTCTATGCACAATATGAGAAGATTAAGCCTTACTTGTTGAATAATGGGCAAAATCCTCCGGCTCGCGAGCATCTGCAGATGCCAGAGCAGCGTGAGAAACTTGATGGTTTGTACGAGTGTATTCTCTGCGCATGTTGTTCGACGTCTTGCCCGTCGTTCTGGTGGAACCCTGACAAGTTTGTCGGCCCGGCCGGTCTGCTGGCGGCGTATCGCTTCCTGATTGACAGCCGCGATACCGAAACCGACAGCCGTCTTGAAGGGTTGAGCGATGCTTTCAGCGTATTCCGCTGTCACAGCATTATGAACTGCGTCAGTGTTTGTCCTAAGGGTCTGAACCCGACGCGCGCCATCGGCCACATTAAGTCGATGCTGTTGCAGCGCAGTGCATAA
- the sdhA gene encoding succinate dehydrogenase flavoprotein subunit, producing MKLPVREFDAVVIGAGGAGMRAALQISQSGQTCALLSKVFPTRSHTVSAQGGITVALGNTHEDNWEWHMYDTVKGSDYIGDQDAIEYMCKTGPEAILELDHMGLPFSRLDDGTIYQRPFGGQSKNFGGEQAARTAAAADRTGHALLHTLYQQNLKNHTTIFSEWYALDLVKNADGAVVGCTALCIETGEVVYFKARATVLATGGAGRIYQSTTNAHINTGDGVGMAIRAGVPVQDMEMWQFHPTGIAGAGVLVTEGCRGEGGYLLNKHGERFMERYAPNAKDLAGRDVVARSIMIEIREGRGCDGPWGPHAKLKLDHLGKEVLESRLPGILELSRTFAHVDPVKEPIPVIPTCHYMMGGIPTRVSGQALTVNEQGEDVVIPGLFAVGEIACVSVHGANRLGGNSLLDLVVFGRAVGLHLQESIAEQGELRDATEEEIDASLERLNRWNGNRNGEDPVEIRKALQECMQHNFSVFREGDAMAKGLEQLKAIRERLKNARLDDTSSEFNTQRVECLELDNLMETAYATAVSANFRTESRGAHSRFDYPDRDDANWLCHSLYLPESESMTRRQVNMEPKLRPAFPPKIRTY from the coding sequence ATGAAATTGCCTGTCAGAGAATTTGATGCAGTTGTGATTGGTGCCGGTGGCGCAGGTATGCGCGCGGCGCTGCAAATTTCCCAGAGCGGCCAGACCTGTGCGCTGCTCTCCAAAGTTTTCCCGACCCGTTCCCATACCGTTTCCGCACAGGGTGGCATCACCGTGGCGCTCGGTAATACCCATGAAGATAACTGGGAATGGCACATGTACGACACCGTAAAAGGGTCGGACTATATTGGTGACCAGGACGCCATTGAATATATGTGCAAAACCGGTCCGGAAGCGATTCTTGAACTGGATCATATGGGGCTGCCGTTTTCTCGTCTCGACGATGGCACCATCTATCAACGTCCGTTTGGCGGCCAGTCGAAAAACTTCGGTGGCGAGCAGGCGGCACGTACCGCAGCGGCGGCTGACCGTACTGGTCACGCCTTACTGCACACGCTGTATCAGCAGAACCTGAAAAACCACACCACTATTTTTTCTGAGTGGTATGCGCTGGATCTGGTGAAAAACGCCGATGGCGCTGTGGTCGGTTGTACCGCCCTGTGTATCGAAACCGGTGAAGTGGTCTACTTCAAAGCCCGCGCCACCGTGCTGGCGACCGGCGGCGCAGGCCGTATTTACCAGTCCACCACCAACGCGCATATCAACACTGGTGACGGTGTTGGCATGGCTATCCGCGCCGGTGTGCCGGTGCAGGATATGGAGATGTGGCAGTTCCACCCAACCGGTATCGCCGGGGCAGGGGTTCTGGTCACCGAAGGCTGCCGTGGTGAAGGCGGATACCTGCTGAATAAACACGGCGAGCGCTTTATGGAGCGCTATGCCCCGAATGCGAAAGACCTGGCGGGTCGTGACGTGGTGGCGCGTTCCATCATGATCGAAATCCGCGAAGGCCGCGGCTGCGACGGTCCGTGGGGCCCGCACGCCAAACTGAAACTCGACCATCTGGGTAAAGAAGTTCTCGAATCCCGTCTGCCGGGTATCCTTGAGCTCTCCCGTACCTTCGCCCACGTTGATCCGGTGAAAGAGCCGATTCCGGTCATTCCAACCTGCCACTACATGATGGGCGGTATTCCGACCCGCGTAAGCGGCCAGGCGCTGACCGTGAACGAGCAGGGTGAAGACGTGGTGATTCCGGGGCTGTTCGCGGTGGGTGAAATCGCCTGCGTATCGGTCCACGGCGCTAACCGTCTGGGCGGCAACTCGCTGCTTGACCTGGTGGTCTTTGGCCGCGCGGTTGGTCTGCATCTGCAAGAATCTATTGCTGAGCAGGGCGAACTTCGCGATGCAACAGAAGAAGAGATTGATGCTTCTCTGGAGCGCCTGAACCGCTGGAACGGCAACCGTAACGGTGAAGACCCGGTCGAAATCCGCAAAGCGCTGCAAGAATGTATGCAGCACAACTTCTCGGTATTCCGCGAAGGTGATGCGATGGCCAAAGGTCTTGAACAGCTGAAAGCTATCCGCGAGCGCCTGAAAAATGCCCGTCTGGATGACACTTCCAGCGAGTTCAACACCCAGCGCGTTGAGTGCCTGGAGCTGGATAACCTGATGGAAACCGCTTACGCCACTGCGGTATCTGCAAACTTCCGTACTGAAAGCCGTGGCGCGCATAGCCGCTTCGACTATCCGGATCGTGATGATGCGAACTGGCTGTGTCATTCCCTGTATCTGCCAGAATCGGAATCCATGACGCGACGTCAAGTCAATATGGAACCGAAACTGCGTCCGGCATTCCCGCCGAAGATTCGTACTTATTAA